A stretch of Apostichopus japonicus isolate 1M-3 chromosome 9, ASM3797524v1, whole genome shotgun sequence DNA encodes these proteins:
- the LOC139973489 gene encoding uncharacterized protein isoform X1 has protein sequence MTRMAEEVDEIKSPGGVAFELVWEKPSKDPAKVLNSPPSKDDINVEKRIKEKQIAAEERRKSMECSRQQQAQKNNQKIMEARAKAEALDKKFKEEAEVKLMEKLQRIEGNQKACKENLLLKLKEHDEKIEKVQKRKKVIGDIGDDGDASSTSS, from the exons ATGACGAGAATGGCAGAAGAGGTGGATG AAATCAAGAGCCCTGGTGGAGTAGCCTTTGAGCTTGTCTGGGAGAAGCCATCAAAGGATCCTGCAAAAGTACTGAACTCACCTCCGTCCAAAGATGACATCAACGTAGAAAAGAGGATTAAGGAGAAGCAAATAGCAGCTGAGGAGAGGAGGAAG TCCATGGAATGTTCCCGCCAGCAGCAAGCTCAGAAGAATAATCAAAAGATCATGGAGGCTAGAGCTAAAGCCGAGGCGCTAGACAAGAAGTTCAAGGAGGAGGCCGAAGTCAAACTGATGGAGAAACTACAAAGGATTGAAGGAAATCAGAAGGCCTGTAAAGAAAACCTCTTGCTGAAGCTGAAAGAACAT GATGAAAAGATAGAAAAGGTCCAGAAACGCAAGAAGGTCATCGGAGATATTGGAGACGACGGCGACGCATCCTCGACAAGCTCGTAA
- the LOC139973489 gene encoding uncharacterized protein isoform X2 produces the protein MPSEIKSPGGVAFELVWEKPSKDPAKVLNSPPSKDDINVEKRIKEKQIAAEERRKSMECSRQQQAQKNNQKIMEARAKAEALDKKFKEEAEVKLMEKLQRIEGNQKACKENLLLKLKEHDEKIEKVQKRKKVIGDIGDDGDASSTSS, from the exons AAATCAAGAGCCCTGGTGGAGTAGCCTTTGAGCTTGTCTGGGAGAAGCCATCAAAGGATCCTGCAAAAGTACTGAACTCACCTCCGTCCAAAGATGACATCAACGTAGAAAAGAGGATTAAGGAGAAGCAAATAGCAGCTGAGGAGAGGAGGAAG TCCATGGAATGTTCCCGCCAGCAGCAAGCTCAGAAGAATAATCAAAAGATCATGGAGGCTAGAGCTAAAGCCGAGGCGCTAGACAAGAAGTTCAAGGAGGAGGCCGAAGTCAAACTGATGGAGAAACTACAAAGGATTGAAGGAAATCAGAAGGCCTGTAAAGAAAACCTCTTGCTGAAGCTGAAAGAACAT GATGAAAAGATAGAAAAGGTCCAGAAACGCAAGAAGGTCATCGGAGATATTGGAGACGACGGCGACGCATCCTCGACAAGCTCGTAA